CTAAAGAAGAAAGATTAAAAAAAAGACATAGTGCAGAAAAAAGATTCAGGTTCTATGGTATCGTTTCAATTTTTGTCGCATTACTGTTTGTTCTAATTTTAGTTCATAATATTTTTTCAAAAGGAAGTTCGGCTTTTATGAAAACTGCAATAAATGTTGAAGTATTTTTTGATCCTGAACTTATTGATGTTCAAAATGGAGCATCCATAGATGAAATTATGCAGTCAGACTTTTTTGATATTACGATTGAAACACTCCTAAAAACATATCCTGTAAATGATTTTGACCAAGAAAATGAATTAATTGATCTATTTACCACTGATGCAGAATTAGAAATCAAAAGAGCTTTGATAGATAATAATAATTTGATTGGAAAAAGAATTAATTTAGAAATAACAGCATCAGATGATATTGATCAATTGCATAAAGGAAATTATCCAAGAGATTTACCAGAGGACAGAAGACGGATATCAAATTTTCAACTACAAATTTATGATACTTTAGTTGAAAATAAAAAGATCGTTAAAAACTTTAACAATTATTTTTTTAAAAATGGAGATTCAAGAGACCCAGAATTAGCTGGTATAGGAGGAGCTTTAGTTGGTTCATTTTATAGTATCATAATATGTTTATTATTAGCTTTTCCTGTAGCAGTTTTAGCATCAATATATTTAGAAGAATTTGCTCCTAAAAATAAGATTACTGACTTTATTGAAATAAATATTAATAATTTAGCTGCTGTACCCTCTATTGTTTATGGACTGCTAGCGCTTCAAATACTTTTAGCAACTATTCAACTACCAAGGTCCACTCCATTAGTTGCTGGAATTACTTTAGCTTTAATGACTTTACCAAGAATTATTATTCCATGTAGAGCATCTTTAAAAGCTGTTCCACCATCTATAAGAGAAGGCGCTTTAGCTGTTGGAGCATCTAAATTTCAATCAGTTTTTCATCATGTTGTTCCTTTAGCTTTACCTGGAACATTATCAGGAACTATTATTGGATTAGCACAAGCATTGGGAGAAACAGCACCATTAATATTAATTGGAATGGTTGCATTTGTTGTTGATATTCCCTCAACTCCCATTGATCCATCATCTTCTTTACCTGTTCA
The DNA window shown above is from alpha proteobacterium HIMB5 and carries:
- a CDS encoding phosphate ABC transporter membrane protein, 2, PhoT family (PFAM: Binding-protein-dependent transport system inner membrane component; Domain of unknown function (DUF3333)~TIGRFAM: phosphate ABC transporter, permease protein PstA), with amino-acid sequence MTKEERLKKRHSAEKRFRFYGIVSIFVALLFVLILVHNIFSKGSSAFMKTAINVEVFFDPELIDVQNGASIDEIMQSDFFDITIETLLKTYPVNDFDQENELIDLFTTDAELEIKRALIDNNNLIGKRINLEITASDDIDQLHKGNYPRDLPEDRRRISNFQLQIYDTLVENKKIVKNFNNYFFKNGDSRDPELAGIGGALVGSFYSIIICLLLAFPVAVLASIYLEEFAPKNKITDFIEININNLAAVPSIVYGLLALQILLATIQLPRSTPLVAGITLALMTLPRIIIPCRASLKAVPPSIREGALAVGASKFQSVFHHVVPLALPGTLSGTIIGLAQALGETAPLILIGMVAFVVDIPSTPIDPSSSLPVQVYLWSESAERGFVEKTSATIMMLLSFLIVMNFLAVYLRQKFEKRWN